The Acidimicrobiia bacterium genome includes a window with the following:
- a CDS encoding SDR family NAD(P)-dependent oxidoreductase, producing the protein MKLDGLRALITGGASGLGGATARWLAARGASVSVLDLESSSGASVAAELGGVFVAADVTSPADVEAAVAHAGEALGGLDLCVNAAGVAPAHRVITRDGDLFPLELFEFVIRVNLIGSFDVARRAAKVMAANQPNQDGERGVIVNVASIAAFEGQIGQAAYSASKGGIAAMTLPLARDLASQGIRVMTIAPGIMDTPLLDAASPDLKEQLAQIHVFPKRLGNPDEFAALVAHIVENPLLNGEVIRLDAGARMGPK; encoded by the coding sequence ATGAAACTCGATGGATTGCGAGCCCTTATCACCGGCGGGGCCTCCGGGCTCGGCGGGGCCACCGCCCGGTGGCTGGCAGCTCGCGGTGCCTCGGTGAGTGTGCTCGATCTCGAGTCTTCCAGTGGCGCATCGGTCGCCGCTGAACTCGGCGGAGTGTTCGTCGCCGCCGATGTCACTTCGCCGGCGGATGTCGAGGCTGCGGTGGCCCACGCCGGCGAGGCGTTGGGTGGTCTCGACCTGTGTGTCAATGCGGCGGGGGTGGCGCCCGCTCATCGGGTGATCACGCGCGACGGCGACCTTTTCCCGCTCGAGCTCTTCGAGTTCGTGATCCGGGTGAACCTGATCGGCTCGTTCGACGTGGCTCGTCGCGCCGCCAAGGTGATGGCCGCCAACCAGCCGAATCAGGATGGCGAGCGAGGCGTGATCGTCAATGTCGCTTCGATCGCCGCCTTCGAGGGGCAGATCGGTCAGGCGGCCTACTCCGCCTCGAAGGGCGGCATCGCCGCGATGACCCTCCCGCTTGCCCGGGACCTGGCGTCGCAGGGGATCCGGGTGATGACCATCGCTCCGGGGATCATGGACACCCCGCTGCTCGATGCGGCCAGTCCCGATCTCAAAGAGCAGCTTGCCCAGATCCACGTGTTCCCCAAGCGCCTGGGTAACCCCGATGAATTCGCCGCCCTGGTGGCGCACATCGTCGAGAACCCCCTCTTGAACGGAGAGGTGATCCGGCTCGACGCCGGTGCCCGTATGGGCCCGAAGTAG